The Magnolia sinica isolate HGM2019 chromosome 11, MsV1, whole genome shotgun sequence DNA window AAGTCTCCTGCTTGTCAGATGAGATTGTAGAGATAGTGCAGTTTGTGTGAGTGattccagggttcaatccctgtaGTTGTCACCTTTCAAGGGGGTGAAGAAAAAAGGCACTAGGAAAATTCTGATACTCCACTTTTGGAGTTgattttcttatgttttttaCTAGAGAGTCAGTTTTTTATTCACCTATTACAACATGATTGTCTAGCTCCACTTTTCatggataaggtttagatgatgatagaTAGTAATTTAGtgaagaaaacaaagaaacaTTACAACAGGGTGAGAAAGAAAGCAGTAAACACTGGCCACCTTCGACTAGATTGTTGATTGCAAAGTTGGGTTTTCCAACAATCATTTGAGAACTTCCTTCAGGATGGTTTTCTGAATTTTGTAGTCAGAAGTTGAGTTTGTGGATATATGTACTAATAATATTTGTTGATCTCTATGTTATGGTGATATTATAGATGTGACGCTAAAGAAAAGGAAATCAGTCTAGAGAGGCAATGTCTGTCTGAACGCCAACAAATTTTGCAGCAAGGCCAAGAAAGATTACTTGAAGGACAGACTCTGCTAAATCAGCGGGAGGAGTACTTCCTAGGAAGATCtcaagatttgagtcagcttgaGAAAGAATTGGAGGCAAAGAAAGCAGTGATTGAGAATGATCTTATAGCTCTAAAGGAGGAAGAATCCAAATTGCACTCGAAAATGGTTTCCCTTTCAACTAGAGAGGAGGTTCATCTATTCATACTTTCCCAATAATTAATGTATATTCTTTTAATCGGTTCTTATTTGCAGTTTGTTTATGTACCCAGACTTTTTACATTTCTCATTTCTCGATGCTTACAGTCTGTCATTGAACGGGAAGCATTACTTGATAAGAAGGAGCAGGAGTTGCTTATTTTACAAGAAAAGATTACTAGCAAGGCACATGTgagttctccttttcttttttctttttctcagtaACACTTAGCCACCGCTTTCCATTTTGGACAACCTTGTCTGGACTCTGGACAGGTCGCATGTCCATGGTTTGTTAACAACCATTATTCAGACAGTGGCATATCCATGGTTTGTTAACAATCATTATTTGGACAGTGACACTATTCCAATAAAACCAAAGACAAGGCTGTCCAAAAAACTTCCTGTGAGTGTGGATTTTGGCAATCCGGACACATAAACTAGCCCATGTCTATGGCATGGGTATATCACAACACTATTCACATCAGCTCATTTAACTTGTTGTATGGTTTTCTCGTTAACTTTTAAATTCACGCAatgccagttttttttttttccaacaattAATTGTATGTTTGATGCATCAATAACAGGATGAGATTAAAAAACTAACAGTTGAACATCAAGCTACTCTGGAAAAGAGAAAATTTGAGGTTGAATCTGATTTGGAGCTGAAACACAAGATAATGGAGGATGAGCTTGAGAGCAGGAGACAAGCTTGTGAGCTCAGGGAGGCTGAACTTAATGACAAGAAGGAAGAAATCGAGAAAAAGATGCATGATTTCGAGCTACAGTTAAGTTCGTTGGTAGAGAAGGAAAATTATACTGCACAAAGGTTGAGATCacttgaagagagagagaagagtctGAATGCTGTAGAAAAAGCTGCAGAAATAGAGATGATGTCtatgaagaaagaaagagaagagattgCCAATATGATGCTAGACCTTCAGAAATGCAAGGATTTactggaagaagaaaagaaacaagtTCTTCAAGCAGAGGAGAAACTAGAGGTCACCAAAAGTGAAAGAGCTGAGTTGCTGGGTCTACAAACTAAACTCAAAGAAGAAATTGATAGTTTCAGGGCCAAAAAGCTTGAACTTGTGGCTGAAGCAGATGGGTTGAAAGCTGAGAAGGAGAAGTTTGAAAATGAGTGGCAGCTGATTGATGAGAAAAGAGAGGAACTGCGAAAAGAAGCTGAGCGGGTTGACAAAGAGAGAAAAGTATTGAGCAAGTTCCTTAAGGATGAACAGGATAGCCTAAAGGTGGAGAAGGATGCGTTACGAGATAGGTTCAATCATGATGTTGAGTCTCTTTCCCATGAACAAGAGTCCTTCCTGAGTAAGTTGGAGCGTGAACATTCTGAGTGGTTTAGCAAGATTCAGCAGGAACGAGCAGATTTTGTACAAGATATAGAGTTACagaagagagagttggaaaaCTCTATTGAGAGGAGGCGGGAGGAAATTGAACAATATTTAAGAGCAAGTGAAGAAGCATTCAAGCAAGAAAAGGCCAAAGAATTCAAGTACATCAGTGCTCAGAAGGAGTTGATTGCCAAAGATCTTGAACATGTTGCATTGGAAATGAAAAGGCTTGAAATTGAAAGGACAGAGATTGCTCTGGATCGGGAGCAAAGAGGTAAAGAGTGGTCTGAGATAAAAATTTCCATCGAAGAACTTCAAGTCCAAAGGGAGAAACTACAGAAACAGAGGGAGTTATTGCATGCAGATAGAGAGGAAATTCAGATTAAAATTCAAAGTCTTAAGAAACTGGAAGATCTGAAAACTGCTTTGGAAAATAAGGCCCTCTATGAGAGACAACTGGCAGATTTAGATGCCAACAAAAAGAAAGCTCCTTCCAAAAGACGCATCACTGCACAAACTGTTGTACAGGATACTGAGAAGAATTCAAGTAAATCAAAAGAAGCTGTCGACGGTAACTTCGGATTAGCTCTGGTTTCTAAGCAAGCATCAGATGGCGATTCACCTCCTACCTCTACACCTTTGTCGTGGGTCAAAAAGTGCACTGAATTGATATTCAAGCCTTCTCCTGAGAAAAGCGTTGATGCAAGTCATGAAAAGAGGTCAGTGGCCTCTGATCTTGGATCTCTGAACTCAAAGTCACTAGAGAACAAGCATTCTCAAAATGGTAAAAAATCCATCTCGTCCCAATTGGAGAACTTTCAGGATGCTTCTGGTACGTTCGATAGGCTTAGGTCAAATGGAACGGATGGAAGGATGGGCAGAATCTTCAGTCGGTCACGGACTGCAGTTTCAGTTCTCGAAGAATCAAAAGTAATATATGAAGTGCCTTCGGTGGGTGAGAATGTTAAAAGCTCACACAATTTGGATCCTGAGTTCAACACATCCGAAAGGAAAGTGGCTCAGCATAGAGAAGCCTTTATTGAGAATACGAATGATGAAAAAGCAATATCCACTGACAGTGGTGCAAATTCTTTACTTGGAAGGAAACGACAGAAAAATTTCTCCTCTCATGATCTTGGTGATGGTTTGAGCCGGAAACATAAGAAGACAAGGCAACACAAAGATGCTGCTAAAACTACTGTGGAAGAGAATCTTTCTGACTGGTACAActcatttctctttctttatttttttcaattgacACTTTTTTATTTTCACATTATTCTCGTGTGGTTTAAGGTATGTTTTAGATTTATATCCCCATCCCTGACTGCAGGCAGATCCTTTTTTCTCAGAACAGATAACCATCCATCTCGCTGCGTGTTTAGAGCAGAGCAGAAAACAGGATGTGTCAAATTGCAGTGCACTTGCTTCTGCTTTGGCATTTTCCTCCCCAATTTGTAGCATTTTAGGTCTGCCTGAAACCATCCCAGAACTGATTTGATTGGAAAAGCATTCCGATAGCCTGAGATATTTGGGACATCCATATGTACCCATGTATTGTGAAGATTATAATATATGGACCTTTCTTCATATTCTCTTCTTGCATTTTCATATTCTTGCGTTTCACTGTTGTCAGTGTGGTTTCTACACAAATGCTCTCCTTGGAGGATGAGAAGAGCTTGGTATCATTCAATCATACTGTTAGAGATGGCAAGGATGCTGAGGTGCATGTGGCTGAAAATACTGAAATCCAAGAAATTCCTACTGAAGATAGAGGCATTAACACCTGTGGTGAACACATCAACCCAGGTTGTTCACAGAAGTGCTCACAATCATTAACGCATGATAATCTTCAAGCTGGAGGATCACATGCGCATGAATATTTTCCACTTGTAGAAAATGGTGTATTGTCTACTGCTTCACATACGGAGGAGCATAATCAGGTAGTGTCTGTTGCCAATCTTGCCTTTACATGACACAGTTTCTTCTATAAACTTAAGCCTTGATGTgttccatccttttttttttcccccaactTATATGACAGAGTTTCCTCTTTAAACTCTAGCCTTGCTGTTTCcatgttttttattattatttttttatttttttaatggcaaCTAAtaacattgatttttattttttttggatttaatagaAATTTCTTTTCCACTTTAATGCATGTCTTAGAATTGTTTTGCAGTCGGTTTTTAAGTGATTGGTGATTGTATTTCAGTTTTGTGTGATGATTTATTCATGATCTTGGAGTAGCAACTGGACGGATCCAACTTAAATTCTGATATGGAAGGACTTGTAAGTGAagctatatacacacacacaccatagcTGACTAGTTAGAACTATTTACTTATCCTCTAATAGTTTGGTTTAAAATTTACTGATCCACTATGTTACGGATAAGTGCTTTGCTTGTTAGAGATGTGGCAGCATATTCTATCATTGAAAGGTCAAAAAGTAGTTGGATGCAACCTTTCAAAAAAGGGGAATATTTGTGAAGACTTCCCACATTTGGCATTATGGAGCCCCTCCTAAGATCAGGGCTTTTGGTTGGTTTGTAGGTAGAAAAAGAATTCTGATTATCAACAACCTCCAAAAGCATTCCATGATCATCCCGAATATTTGTCTTCTCTGCATGTCCAATGCGAAGTTGGTTAACTGTCTTCTTATTCATCACGCCTTTGCTAGCTGAGTGTGGGCTTCTCTTTTCGTTAGATTcaatttggtgtggtctattggCGGCCTTCTTTTAATATGGCATGGGGTGGCCCTCCGCAAGAGTGCATGTGCGGTTTGGAGGCTCtgtttcctttttggtttgtgggCAATTTGGGGTGAAAGGAATGGTAGATGCTTCCCTAACACCACCTAAAGCGTTGAGTGGGTTGCTACTTTTGTTTGGGATATTGTGGTGGAATGGATTGTGGGAAAGGGTTGGTTGGGAAAGATGTAAATTTCCGTCTCTGTTTTATTTCCTGTTGTTCCTACCTTGGCACTATGTTAGTgctttttcaatgaaacttctagttctctttcaaaaaaaagaaa harbors:
- the LOC131218826 gene encoding protein CROWDED NUCLEI 4 isoform X3, which translates into the protein MASQQQQQLASPLSTKPLQALSPASRVREASTPAFLRSGGDNFPLSDDAIWKRLRDSGFDEDSVKRRDKAALIAYITRLESQVHEYQHHMGLLLLERKEWTSKYEQAKISAESAEKMLKRDQAAHLSALAEARKREEGLQRALGVEKECVANIEKALHEMRAESAETKLASESKLAEARVMVEDAEKKYIEAKAKLHAAESLEAEARRYHSAAERKLQEVEAREDELRRRLVHFKSECDAKEKEISLERQCLSERQQILQQGQERLLEGQTLLNQREEYFLGRSQDLSQLEKELEAKKAVIENDLIALKEEESKLHSKMVSLSTREESVIEREALLDKKEQELLILQEKITSKAHDEIKKLTVEHQATLEKRKFEVESDLELKHKIMEDELESRRQACELREAELNDKKEEIEKKMHDFELQLSSLVEKENYTAQRLRSLEEREKSLNAVEKAAEIEMMSMKKEREEIANMMLDLQKCKDLLEEEKKQVLQAEEKLEVTKSERAELLGLQTKLKEEIDSFRAKKLELVAEADGLKAEKEKFENEWQLIDEKREELRKEAERVDKERKVLSKFLKDEQDSLKVEKDALRDRFNHDVESLSHEQESFLSKLEREHSEWFSKIQQERADFVQDIELQKRELENSIERRREEIEQYLRASEEAFKQEKAKEFKYISAQKELIAKDLEHVALEMKRLEIERTEIALDREQRGKEWSEIKISIEELQVQREKLQKQRELLHADREEIQIKIQSLKKLEDLKTALENKALYERQLADLDANKKKAPSKRRITAQTVVQDTEKNSSKSKEAVDGNFGLALVSKQASDGDSPPTSTPLSWVKKCTELIFKPSPEKSVDASHEKRSVASDLGSLNSKSLENKHSQNGKKSISSQLENFQDASGTFDRLRSNGTDGRMGRIFSRSRTAVSVLEESKVIYEVPSVGENVKSSHNLDPEFNTSERKVAQHREAFIENTNDEKAISTDSGANSLLGRKRQKNFSSHDLGDGLSRKHKKTRQHKDAAKTTVEENLSDWQILFSQNR
- the LOC131218826 gene encoding protein CROWDED NUCLEI 4 isoform X2, with product MASQQQQQLASPLSTKPLQALSPASRVREASTPAFLRSGGDNFPLSDDAIWKRLRDSGFDEDSVKRRDKAALIAYITRLESQVHEYQHHMGLLLLERKEWTSKYEQAKISAESAEKMLKRDQAAHLSALAEARKREEGLQRALGVEKECVANIEKALHEMRAESAETKLASESKLAEARVMVEDAEKKYIEAKAKLHAAESLEAEARRYHSAAERKLQEVEAREDELRRRLVHFKSECDAKEKEISLERQCLSERQQILQQGQERLLEGQTLLNQREEYFLGRSQDLSQLEKELEAKKAVIENDLIALKEEESKLHSKMVSLSTREESVIEREALLDKKEQELLILQEKITSKAHDEIKKLTVEHQATLEKRKFEVESDLELKHKIMEDELESRRQACELREAELNDKKEEIEKKMHDFELQLSSLVEKENYTAQRLRSLEEREKSLNAVEKAAEIEMMSMKKEREEIANMMLDLQKCKDLLEEEKKQVLQAEEKLEVTKSERAELLGLQTKLKEEIDSFRAKKLELVAEADGLKAEKEKFENEWQLIDEKREELRKEAERVDKERKVLSKFLKDEQDSLKVEKDALRDRFNHDVESLSHEQESFLSKLEREHSEWFSKIQQERADFVQDIELQKRELENSIERRREEIEQYLRASEEAFKQEKAKEFKYISAQKELIAKDLEHVALEMKRLEIERTEIALDREQRGKEWSEIKISIEELQVQREKLQKQRELLHADREEIQIKIQSLKKLEDLKTALENKALYERQLADLDANKKKAPSKRRITAQTVVQDTEKNSSKSKEAVDGNFGLALVSKQASDGDSPPTSTPLSWVKKCTELIFKPSPEKSVDASHEKRSVASDLGSLNSKSLENKHSQNGKKSISSQLENFQDASGTFDRLRSNGTDGRMGRIFSRSRTAVSVLEESKVIYEVPSVGENVKSSHNLDPEFNTSERKVAQHREAFIENTNDEKAISTDSGANSLLGRKRQKNFSSHDLGDGLSRKHKKTRQHKDAAKTTVEENLSDCVVSTQMLSLEDEKSLVSFNHTVRDGKDAEVHVAENTEIQEIPTEDRGINTCGEHINPGCSQKCSQSLTHDNLQAGGSHAHEYFPLVENGVLSTASHTEEHNQNSKNAE
- the LOC131218826 gene encoding protein CROWDED NUCLEI 4 isoform X4: MASQQQQQLASPLSTKPLQALSPASRVREASTPAFLRSGGDNFPLSDDAIWKRLRDSGFDEDSVKRRDKAALIAYITRLESQVHEYQHHMGLLLLERKEWTSKYEQAKISAESAEKMLKRDQAAHLSALAEARKREEGLQRALGVEKECVANIEKALHEMRAESAETKLASESKLAEARVMVEDAEKKYIEAKAKLHAAESLEAEARRYHSAAERKLQEVEAREDELRRRLVHFKSECDAKEKEISLERQCLSERQQILQQGQERLLEGQTLLNQREEYFLGRSQDLSQLEKELEAKKAVIENDLIALKEEESKLHSKMVSLSTREESVIEREALLDKKEQELLILQEKITSKAHDEIKKLTVEHQATLEKRKFEVESDLELKHKIMEDELESRRQACELREAELNDKKEEIEKKMHDFELQLSSLVEKENYTAQRLRSLEEREKSLNAVEKAAEIEMMSMKKEREEIANMMLDLQKCKDLLEEEKKQVLQAEEKLEVTKSERAELLGLQTKLKEEIDSFRAKKLELVAEADGLKAEKEKFENEWQLIDEKREELRKEAERVDKERKVLSKFLKDEQDSLKVEKDALRDRFNHDVESLSHEQESFLSKLEREHSEWFSKIQQERADFVQDIELQKRELENSIERRREEIEQYLRASEEAFKQEKAKEFKYISAQKELIAKDLEHVALEMKRLEIERTEIALDREQRGKEWSEIKISIEELQVQREKLQKQRELLHADREEIQIKIQSLKKLEDLKTALENKALYERQLADLDANKKKAPSKRRITAQTVVQDTEKNSSKSKEAVDGNFGLALVSKQASDGDSPPTSTPLSWVKKCTELIFKPSPEKSVDASHEKRSVASDLGSLNSKSLENKHSQNGKKSISSQLENFQDASGTFDRLRSNGTDGRMGRIFSRSRTAVSVLEESKVIYEVPSVGENVKSSHNLDPEFNTSERKVAQHREAFIENTNDEKAISTDSGANSLLGRKRQKNFSSHDLGDGLSRKHKKTRQHKDAAKTTVEENLSD
- the LOC131218826 gene encoding protein CROWDED NUCLEI 4 isoform X1 is translated as MASQQQQQLASPLSTKPLQALSPASRVREASTPAFLRSGGDNFPLSDDAIWKRLRDSGFDEDSVKRRDKAALIAYITRLESQVHEYQHHMGLLLLERKEWTSKYEQAKISAESAEKMLKRDQAAHLSALAEARKREEGLQRALGVEKECVANIEKALHEMRAESAETKLASESKLAEARVMVEDAEKKYIEAKAKLHAAESLEAEARRYHSAAERKLQEVEAREDELRRRLVHFKSECDAKEKEISLERQCLSERQQILQQGQERLLEGQTLLNQREEYFLGRSQDLSQLEKELEAKKAVIENDLIALKEEESKLHSKMVSLSTREESVIEREALLDKKEQELLILQEKITSKAHDEIKKLTVEHQATLEKRKFEVESDLELKHKIMEDELESRRQACELREAELNDKKEEIEKKMHDFELQLSSLVEKENYTAQRLRSLEEREKSLNAVEKAAEIEMMSMKKEREEIANMMLDLQKCKDLLEEEKKQVLQAEEKLEVTKSERAELLGLQTKLKEEIDSFRAKKLELVAEADGLKAEKEKFENEWQLIDEKREELRKEAERVDKERKVLSKFLKDEQDSLKVEKDALRDRFNHDVESLSHEQESFLSKLEREHSEWFSKIQQERADFVQDIELQKRELENSIERRREEIEQYLRASEEAFKQEKAKEFKYISAQKELIAKDLEHVALEMKRLEIERTEIALDREQRGKEWSEIKISIEELQVQREKLQKQRELLHADREEIQIKIQSLKKLEDLKTALENKALYERQLADLDANKKKAPSKRRITAQTVVQDTEKNSSKSKEAVDGNFGLALVSKQASDGDSPPTSTPLSWVKKCTELIFKPSPEKSVDASHEKRSVASDLGSLNSKSLENKHSQNGKKSISSQLENFQDASGTFDRLRSNGTDGRMGRIFSRSRTAVSVLEESKVIYEVPSVGENVKSSHNLDPEFNTSERKVAQHREAFIENTNDEKAISTDSGANSLLGRKRQKNFSSHDLGDGLSRKHKKTRQHKDAAKTTVEENLSDCVVSTQMLSLEDEKSLVSFNHTVRDGKDAEVHVAENTEIQEIPTEDRGINTCGEHINPGCSQKCSQSLTHDNLQAGGSHAHEYFPLVENGVLSTASHTEEHNQNLFIKGKDDTTTPTLQTKKTQTNKSNTDNDDGEDDEEGEEQMTVKRKLWNFIIT